A genomic segment from Streptomyces sp. TLI_235 encodes:
- a CDS encoding carbohydrate ABC transporter substrate-binding protein (CUT1 family), translating into MRTTRTRLTAMAATAVLAVTGSACAAPHSTSPGSEPSGTITWYSSTFGRNDVDLRKTLVKAFEKVHPAIHVTVKDVPSDTDRNRAAITGSILRGSDEIDVYNGDVVWPAQFGREGLALPLSEHLDGAYWQSFDRTLLDGLQYDGKIMAAPLFTDNGFLFYRKDLLDKARLPAPTTWEQLRQEAKQLQDAGLVKYGFSAQWAGYEGLTCGWTEFSADSGGRSVDYHGGTAQIDSPENLKALTYMKGLIDDAIAPKAITTFKEDESQALFNSGQSAFLRNWAYGYNDARENPASKISGKVGVVNLPAFEGQIGRGRTTVGGWGLYVNPHSRNIDADLAFVRWMTGLEAQKILAVKGGLLPARSGVLDDLDVQNANPVFQVAFMNRMVTRPTWTADYANVSKAIYTDLNAALTGTGTPANALKKAQSDITAALAATP; encoded by the coding sequence GTGCGCACCACCAGAACCCGCCTCACCGCCATGGCCGCCACCGCGGTGCTCGCCGTGACCGGCAGCGCCTGCGCCGCCCCGCACAGCACGAGCCCGGGCAGCGAGCCGAGCGGAACCATCACCTGGTACTCGAGCACGTTCGGCCGCAACGACGTCGACCTCCGCAAGACCCTCGTCAAGGCTTTCGAGAAGGTCCACCCCGCCATCCACGTCACCGTCAAGGACGTCCCCTCCGACACCGACCGGAATCGCGCCGCCATCACCGGCAGCATCCTGCGGGGTTCCGACGAGATCGACGTCTACAACGGCGATGTCGTCTGGCCGGCCCAGTTCGGCAGGGAAGGACTCGCCCTTCCGCTGAGCGAGCACCTCGACGGCGCCTACTGGCAGTCCTTCGACCGGACTCTGCTCGACGGCCTCCAGTACGACGGCAAGATCATGGCCGCCCCGCTCTTCACCGACAACGGCTTCCTCTTCTACCGCAAGGACCTCCTCGACAAGGCCCGCCTGCCCGCCCCGACCACCTGGGAGCAGCTCCGGCAGGAGGCGAAGCAGCTCCAGGACGCCGGTCTCGTCAAGTACGGCTTCTCCGCCCAGTGGGCCGGCTACGAGGGCCTCACCTGCGGCTGGACCGAGTTCTCCGCCGACAGCGGCGGCAGAAGCGTCGACTACCACGGCGGTACCGCCCAGATCGACAGCCCCGAGAACCTGAAAGCCCTCACCTACATGAAGGGCCTGATCGACGACGCCATCGCCCCCAAGGCGATCACCACCTTCAAGGAGGACGAGTCCCAGGCCCTGTTCAACAGCGGCCAGAGCGCCTTCCTGCGCAACTGGGCCTACGGCTACAACGATGCCCGGGAGAACCCCGCCTCGAAGATCAGCGGCAAGGTCGGTGTCGTCAACCTCCCGGCCTTCGAGGGCCAGATCGGCCGCGGCCGCACCACCGTCGGCGGCTGGGGCCTCTACGTCAACCCGCACAGCAGGAACATCGACGCCGATCTCGCCTTCGTCCGGTGGATGACCGGCCTCGAAGCCCAGAAGATCCTCGCCGTCAAGGGCGGCCTGCTGCCCGCCCGCAGCGGCGTCCTCGACGACCTCGACGTCCAGAACGCCAACCCCGTCTTCCAGGTCGCCTTCATGAACCGCATGGTCACCCGCCCCACCTGGACCGCCGACTACGCCAACGTCAGCAAGGCCATCTACACCGACCTCAACGCCGCCCTCACCGGCACCGGCACCCCGGCCAACGCCCTCAAGAAGGCCCAGAGCGACATCACCGCCGCGCTGGCCGCCACCCCCTGA
- a CDS encoding putative NBD/HSP70 family sugar kinase produces MTVQTPAGRAVPRLLAPARSAVDPIGQRTRADVFAAILTAGPLSRVEVAQRLELSQSTVTKVVNPLMEAGYLVESTAEPAGAVGRPRRMLRVRKELRLAAGVKIGPSKVTAVLTDLGAQELARREQPLADHRVETAVAATVEAVRHLVASVPGASERMLGVGVGLNGHVDPTSGVCHYSALMDWHDVDVAGPLAEACGMPVAVSNDVNTLVVAEQWFGHGRNTDSFAVVTVGAGVGCGLLLGGRPYLGRSGLAGEFGHVPLDPAGPVCSCGNVGCLEALASYDAVLRRLREAGLADCEDIDQAVVLARSGRGPDAKAALAAFAAAGEALGRGLAGLCNLLNLEKIVLAGEGATAQDLFGPALVAALREHAFSTAAADCELVVDAVTDDLWARGAACLVIRDAVGA; encoded by the coding sequence GTGACCGTCCAGACGCCCGCCGGCCGTGCGGTGCCCCGGTTGCTCGCGCCCGCCCGTTCGGCCGTCGATCCGATCGGGCAGCGCACCCGGGCGGATGTGTTCGCCGCGATCCTCACCGCAGGGCCGCTGTCGCGTGTGGAGGTCGCCCAGCGGCTGGAGCTGTCGCAGTCGACCGTGACCAAGGTGGTGAACCCTCTGATGGAGGCGGGCTACCTGGTCGAGTCCACCGCCGAGCCCGCGGGTGCGGTCGGGCGGCCGCGCCGGATGCTGCGGGTGCGCAAGGAACTGCGGCTGGCCGCCGGAGTGAAGATCGGCCCGTCGAAGGTGACCGCGGTCCTCACCGACCTGGGGGCGCAGGAGCTCGCCCGCCGGGAGCAGCCACTGGCCGACCACCGTGTCGAGACGGCGGTGGCGGCGACGGTGGAGGCCGTGCGGCACCTGGTGGCGTCGGTGCCGGGGGCCTCGGAGCGGATGCTGGGTGTGGGCGTGGGCCTGAACGGCCACGTGGACCCCACGAGCGGGGTGTGCCACTACTCGGCGCTGATGGACTGGCACGACGTGGACGTGGCCGGTCCGCTGGCCGAGGCGTGCGGGATGCCGGTGGCGGTGAGCAACGACGTGAACACCCTGGTGGTGGCCGAGCAGTGGTTCGGGCACGGCCGGAACACCGACTCGTTCGCGGTCGTGACGGTGGGCGCGGGCGTGGGCTGCGGCCTGCTGCTGGGCGGGCGCCCCTACCTGGGGCGCAGTGGCCTGGCGGGCGAGTTCGGCCATGTCCCCCTCGACCCGGCAGGGCCGGTGTGCAGCTGCGGGAACGTCGGCTGCCTGGAGGCGCTCGCGTCCTATGACGCGGTACTGCGGCGGCTCCGGGAGGCGGGGCTGGCGGACTGCGAGGACATCGACCAGGCGGTGGTGCTTGCGCGCTCGGGCCGCGGGCCGGACGCGAAGGCGGCGCTGGCGGCGTTCGCGGCGGCCGGCGAGGCGCTGGGGCGGGGGCTCGCGGGGCTGTGCAACCTGCTGAACCTGGAGAAGATCGTCCTGGCGGGCGAGGGGGCGACGGCTCAGGATCTGTTCGGTCCGGCGCTGGTGGCGGCGCTGCGCGAGCACGCGTTCTCCACGGCGGCGGCCGACTGCGAGCTGGTGGTCGACGCGGTCACCGACGACCTGTGGGCGCGGGGCGCGGCCTGCCTGGTGATCCGGGACGCGGTCGGAGCCTGA
- a CDS encoding PAS domain-containing protein, whose amino-acid sequence MYHERWGVSMGRNVSDGALSASRDGGSSNGWVENLMDLGPLRSGVERFRAVAGADQAAAYLVDPDAHELRLTEAAGAATGRYGLPAVCALSGRSPLADAVRSNRPLWLDTAQVVSYGEAGLGASMGVMPLTTVPPAAGGAAPGCLVVVWDDPAGPVLDRRTLLELYADLVSTYMDVDGGERTGRGALRGHRLPWDRIGTFTLDRGTGRIHTDATMLELFDVDPGTFDGHVESLIAHTLLDDLPTFMSIVGRSGATSEVRDLVFRARRSSGEPRWLHLRCRVRLDDRGRPGLVLGVVADVMPQGATPAEIARVEELTAALAVATTVQDVGRIVVDSLGTRLNADRLAFAVLRGDRLAVTALDPPTPGTWPRTWRPDGRTEWLELSLSTSPALDAVLGEGRTTVWPAGGALEPGLAGVGPGGLAVLPLSAEGRVVGACLAGWDAPRRVTAQERSWLAVTAGRAAEALARAQAIDTERELVRVLQTSLLPRELPSLPGAVAVARYLPGTAGLEMGGDWYDVIISNNQLALVIGDVQGHSAEAATIMGQVSTAVRAYSAEGHPPDVVLARANRLLVGMKTDLFATCCYVSVNMEEGIAWFVRAGHPAPLLRLPDGTTEEVDVAGGPPLGVVEDADFPITVVDISPGAVLALVTDGLVVSAEQAEDGGTRRVRDVLGAADFSDVGRVADELISGADRHDDVALLLLRYDGMGLRPVRASWRAWRLPDAVMHARRFTARTVRSWGVTEEADVVLLVVSELVTNAVVHTQGDVHLDLTLAGDRLRIAVTDSLPRAPVKPRIVDWESTGGRGIMLVEAMSTAWGSVPVGGGKQVWSEIALPARGAPGAQGSGRADRDGESSP is encoded by the coding sequence ATGTACCACGAGCGGTGGGGTGTGTCGATGGGCAGGAATGTGAGCGACGGCGCCCTGAGCGCGAGTCGCGACGGCGGCTCGTCGAACGGCTGGGTCGAGAACCTCATGGACCTCGGACCGCTGCGAAGCGGAGTAGAGCGCTTCCGTGCGGTGGCCGGCGCGGACCAGGCCGCCGCCTACCTGGTGGATCCGGACGCTCACGAGCTGAGACTCACCGAAGCCGCCGGTGCGGCCACCGGCAGGTACGGCCTCCCTGCCGTCTGCGCGCTGAGCGGTCGCTCTCCCCTTGCCGACGCGGTCCGTTCGAACCGGCCGCTCTGGCTGGACACCGCGCAGGTCGTGTCCTACGGCGAGGCGGGCCTCGGCGCCTCGATGGGCGTGATGCCCCTGACGACCGTCCCGCCGGCGGCAGGGGGTGCCGCGCCGGGGTGCCTGGTCGTCGTGTGGGACGACCCGGCGGGGCCGGTCCTCGACCGGCGGACCCTCCTGGAGCTGTACGCCGACCTCGTGTCCACGTACATGGACGTGGACGGCGGCGAGCGGACGGGGCGCGGCGCACTCCGGGGCCACCGGCTGCCCTGGGACCGCATCGGTACCTTCACCCTCGACCGCGGCACCGGCCGCATCCACACGGACGCGACGATGCTCGAACTCTTCGACGTCGACCCGGGCACCTTCGACGGGCACGTGGAGAGCCTGATCGCCCACACGCTGCTGGACGACCTCCCCACCTTCATGTCCATCGTGGGGCGCAGCGGAGCGACCTCCGAGGTGCGGGATCTGGTCTTCCGTGCCCGCCGGTCCTCCGGTGAGCCGCGCTGGCTGCACCTGCGGTGCCGGGTACGGCTCGACGACAGGGGCAGACCGGGGCTCGTCCTGGGTGTGGTCGCCGACGTGATGCCGCAGGGTGCCACGCCTGCCGAGATCGCCCGGGTGGAGGAACTCACCGCCGCCCTGGCCGTGGCGACGACGGTGCAGGACGTGGGGCGCATCGTGGTGGACAGCCTCGGCACCCGGCTGAACGCCGACCGGCTGGCGTTCGCCGTCCTCCGCGGCGACCGGCTGGCGGTCACCGCGCTGGACCCGCCGACACCCGGGACGTGGCCGAGGACCTGGCGGCCGGACGGGCGCACCGAGTGGCTCGAACTCTCCCTCTCGACCTCCCCCGCTCTGGACGCCGTGCTGGGCGAGGGCCGGACGACCGTGTGGCCCGCGGGCGGCGCTCTCGAACCGGGCCTGGCGGGTGTCGGCCCGGGTGGCCTCGCCGTGCTGCCGTTGTCCGCCGAGGGCCGGGTGGTCGGAGCCTGCCTCGCCGGCTGGGACGCTCCGCGCCGGGTCACCGCCCAGGAGCGGTCCTGGCTCGCGGTGACCGCGGGACGCGCGGCGGAGGCCCTGGCCCGTGCCCAGGCGATCGACACCGAGCGTGAACTCGTTCGCGTGCTCCAGACCAGCCTGTTGCCCCGCGAGCTGCCGTCGCTGCCCGGCGCCGTGGCCGTGGCCCGCTACCTGCCCGGCACGGCGGGCCTTGAGATGGGCGGCGACTGGTACGACGTGATCATCTCCAACAACCAACTCGCGCTCGTCATCGGGGACGTGCAGGGGCACAGTGCCGAGGCCGCGACGATCATGGGCCAGGTGAGCACCGCGGTCAGGGCCTACTCGGCGGAGGGCCATCCGCCCGACGTCGTCCTCGCCCGGGCCAACCGCCTTCTCGTCGGCATGAAGACGGATCTCTTCGCCACCTGCTGCTACGTCTCCGTGAACATGGAGGAGGGGATCGCCTGGTTCGTCCGGGCGGGCCATCCGGCTCCCCTGTTGCGCCTCCCCGACGGCACCACCGAGGAGGTGGACGTGGCGGGCGGTCCGCCGCTGGGTGTCGTCGAGGATGCGGACTTCCCCATCACGGTGGTCGACATCTCGCCCGGCGCGGTGCTGGCTCTCGTGACGGACGGCCTGGTGGTGTCCGCGGAGCAGGCCGAGGACGGCGGGACACGGCGGGTCCGTGACGTGCTCGGTGCCGCCGACTTCTCGGACGTCGGACGGGTGGCCGACGAACTGATCAGCGGCGCCGACCGGCACGACGACGTGGCTCTGCTGCTCCTGCGCTACGACGGGATGGGGCTGCGGCCGGTCCGGGCGAGCTGGCGGGCATGGCGCCTTCCCGATGCCGTGATGCACGCACGCCGTTTCACCGCACGCACGGTGCGCTCCTGGGGGGTGACGGAGGAGGCCGACGTGGTCCTGCTCGTCGTCTCCGAGCTGGTCACGAATGCCGTCGTGCACACACAGGGCGATGTCCACCTGGACCTGACGCTGGCCGGGGACCGGCTGCGCATCGCCGTGACCGACTCGCTGCCGCGGGCACCGGTCAAGCCGCGCATCGTGGACTGGGAGTCGACGGGTGGTCGCGGGATCATGCTCGTGGAGGCGATGTCCACTGCCTGGGGCTCGGTGCCGGTCGGCGGCGGCAAACAGGTGTGGAGTGAAATCGCCCTGCCGGCACGCGGGGCACCCGGCGCCCAGGGCTCCGGCCGTGCGGACCGGGACGGGGAGTCGTCGCCGTGA
- a CDS encoding D-xylose transport system ATP-binding protein has product MARTADPPLLSLHAVSKRYGAVQALTDVQLEVNAGEVVALMGDNGAGKSTLVKLIAGVEPADGGVIEWQGREVRLTRPHEAQALGIATVYQDLALCDALDAVANIFLGRELRRGLGLDELEMERRTHELMDILSVHIPDLRVPVSTLSAGQRQSLAICRALLGEPDLVLLDEPTAALGIRQTGQFLDLIEQLRDRGLGVLLVSHNLSDVKAVADWVAVLRHGRNNGFYDVNMTSQEQIVSSVIGTTENAVTMRAAEAAEWEEAGL; this is encoded by the coding sequence ATGGCACGTACCGCAGACCCGCCCCTGTTGTCGCTGCACGCGGTCTCCAAACGGTACGGCGCGGTCCAGGCACTCACCGACGTACAGCTCGAGGTCAACGCGGGCGAGGTGGTCGCCTTGATGGGCGACAACGGTGCGGGGAAGTCCACGCTCGTCAAACTGATCGCGGGCGTGGAGCCCGCCGACGGTGGCGTCATCGAGTGGCAGGGCCGGGAGGTCCGGCTCACCCGCCCTCATGAGGCGCAGGCACTGGGCATCGCGACGGTGTACCAGGACCTCGCCCTGTGCGACGCCCTCGACGCGGTCGCGAACATCTTCCTCGGCCGTGAGCTCCGCCGCGGCCTGGGACTGGACGAGCTGGAGATGGAGCGCCGCACCCACGAACTGATGGACATCCTCTCCGTTCACATCCCCGACCTGCGCGTTCCCGTGTCCACGCTCTCGGCGGGACAGCGGCAGAGCCTCGCGATCTGCCGCGCCCTGCTCGGCGAACCGGACCTCGTACTCCTCGACGAACCCACGGCGGCCCTGGGTATCAGGCAGACCGGGCAGTTCCTCGACCTGATCGAGCAGCTCCGCGACCGAGGTCTCGGCGTGCTGCTCGTCAGCCACAACCTCAGCGACGTCAAGGCCGTCGCGGACTGGGTGGCCGTCCTGCGCCACGGCCGCAACAACGGCTTCTACGACGTCAACATGACGTCCCAGGAACAGATCGTCTCCTCCGTCATCGGCACCACGGAGAACGCCGTCACGATGCGTGCGGCGGAGGCGGCGGAGTGGGAGGAGGCGGGTCTGTGA
- a CDS encoding cytochrome b/b6/petB-like protein, with translation MPHPQTIDRRGTPAAPGRAQRAADWADGRLGLYALAKSNIRKVFPDHWSFMLGEICLYSLVVIILTGVYLTLFFKPSMAETVYHGPYAPLNGIRMSGAYASTMDISFEVRGGLLIRQIHHWAALVFVAAMFVHMMRVFFTGAFRKPREINWLFGFLLLFLGMFDGFMGYSLPDDLLSGTGIRFMEGAILAVPLVGTYLQMFLFGGQFPGTDIVPRFFTVHVLLIPGITWACWWPT, from the coding sequence ATGCCCCATCCACAGACCATCGACCGGCGGGGCACCCCCGCGGCACCGGGCCGGGCGCAGCGCGCCGCGGACTGGGCGGACGGACGGCTGGGGCTCTACGCCCTCGCCAAGTCGAACATCCGCAAGGTCTTTCCGGACCACTGGTCGTTCATGCTCGGCGAGATATGCCTCTACAGCCTCGTGGTGATCATCCTGACCGGCGTCTATCTGACGCTGTTCTTCAAGCCGAGCATGGCCGAGACCGTGTACCACGGTCCGTACGCCCCGCTCAACGGCATCCGGATGTCCGGGGCGTACGCCTCGACCATGGACATCAGCTTCGAGGTGCGCGGCGGTCTGCTGATCCGTCAGATCCACCACTGGGCTGCTCTGGTGTTCGTGGCCGCGATGTTCGTCCACATGATGCGGGTGTTCTTCACCGGGGCGTTCCGCAAGCCGCGCGAGATCAACTGGCTGTTCGGGTTCCTGCTGCTCTTCCTCGGCATGTTCGACGGTTTCATGGGCTACTCGCTGCCGGACGACCTGCTGTCCGGTACCGGTATCCGCTTCATGGAGGGCGCGATCCTGGCGGTGCCGCTGGTCGGCACGTACCTGCAGATGTTCCTGTTCGGCGGTCAGTTCCCCGGCACCGACATCGTGCCGCGGTTCTTCACCGTCCACGTGCTGCTGATCCCGGGCATCACCTGGGCCTGCTGGTGGCCCACCTGA
- a CDS encoding D-xylose transport system substrate-binding protein produces the protein MRIRQHRSAALAVAVSAALVFAACAQTGGSADLPAGAAGSGGFSVGVLMPDNNATRYQNFDKPLIEKRIKELCGACTVKYANAQGDASAQRHQLDTMLISGVRVLIFDAVDAGAMRRSVQQARDAGVPVIAYDRLAGGPISGFVSFDTYAIGRLQAQALLRAMGAKAQGGQVLWLASPFKNSPASFPLSTSVAMPILKSGGVQLNTARAFTIPAPNKQDAYAATSAAIASAGPDTIDGVYAADDVIAAGAVAALKAAHVDPLPPVVGEDAELPALRRLVTGEQYMTVYKPYEAEADTAAQMAVALGRGRNLDGLAKTTVDSFTTKSVPAVLLTPVAVTAENIKLTVVADGMYTVHQICTAELAAACRNAGLD, from the coding sequence GTGAGGATCCGACAGCACCGCTCCGCCGCCCTGGCCGTGGCGGTCTCCGCGGCCCTGGTGTTCGCCGCCTGCGCGCAGACCGGCGGTTCGGCCGACCTGCCGGCGGGTGCCGCGGGGTCGGGCGGCTTCAGCGTCGGCGTGCTGATGCCCGACAACAACGCCACCCGCTACCAGAACTTCGACAAGCCGCTCATCGAGAAGAGGATCAAGGAGCTCTGCGGGGCCTGCACGGTGAAGTACGCCAACGCCCAGGGCGACGCCTCCGCCCAGCGCCATCAGTTGGACACCATGCTGATCAGCGGGGTCAGGGTCCTCATCTTCGATGCCGTCGACGCCGGGGCGATGCGGCGATCGGTGCAGCAGGCCCGGGACGCAGGAGTTCCGGTGATCGCCTACGACCGGCTCGCCGGCGGCCCGATCTCCGGCTTCGTCTCCTTCGACACGTACGCCATCGGGCGGCTCCAGGCCCAGGCGCTGCTCAGGGCCATGGGGGCGAAGGCGCAGGGCGGCCAGGTCCTCTGGCTCGCCAGCCCGTTCAAGAATTCCCCGGCCTCGTTCCCCCTGTCGACCAGCGTGGCCATGCCCATCCTCAAGAGCGGCGGGGTCCAGCTCAACACGGCGCGCGCGTTCACGATCCCGGCCCCCAACAAGCAGGACGCGTACGCGGCGACGTCCGCCGCCATCGCGAGCGCCGGCCCGGACACGATCGACGGTGTCTACGCCGCCGACGACGTGATCGCGGCCGGGGCCGTCGCCGCCCTCAAGGCCGCCCACGTCGACCCGCTGCCCCCGGTGGTCGGCGAGGACGCCGAACTTCCCGCCCTACGGCGCCTCGTGACGGGCGAACAGTACATGACCGTCTACAAGCCCTACGAGGCGGAGGCCGACACGGCAGCGCAGATGGCCGTGGCGCTCGGCCGGGGCAGGAACCTCGACGGGCTCGCGAAGACCACGGTCGACAGCTTCACGACCAAGAGCGTCCCCGCCGTGCTGCTCACCCCTGTCGCCGTGACCGCCGAGAACATCAAGCTCACCGTCGTCGCGGACGGGATGTACACCGTCCACCAGATATGCACCGCCGAACTCGCAGCCGCGTGCCGGAACGCCGGGCTCGACTGA
- a CDS encoding TetR family transcriptional regulator: MADGERPAPQRRDARRNREALVAAAADVFAELGLDAPLDVIARRAGVGNATLYRHFPTREDLIGEVFRAAAAVLAEAGEEALAVDDAWTAVEGYFTRIFELVATNRGINDLVTMAIPTVPVLAEMSHRNAETVGTLVARAQEQGTMRRDVVPMDLLFLLGPLCRAVPAADGLRPGLWRRHLALLLDGFRTRAAHPLPEPPVGDDRLDQLFAGLWEAPDAT, encoded by the coding sequence ATGGCAGACGGAGAGCGGCCAGCGCCGCAGCGGCGGGACGCGCGGCGCAATCGCGAGGCGCTGGTCGCGGCCGCCGCCGACGTCTTCGCCGAACTCGGCCTCGACGCCCCGCTCGACGTCATCGCCCGGCGGGCCGGGGTCGGCAACGCCACCCTCTACCGGCACTTCCCGACCCGCGAGGACCTGATCGGCGAGGTCTTTCGGGCAGCTGCCGCCGTCCTCGCGGAGGCGGGCGAGGAGGCCCTGGCGGTCGACGACGCCTGGACGGCCGTCGAGGGCTACTTCACGCGGATCTTCGAACTCGTCGCCACCAACCGGGGCATCAACGACCTGGTGACGATGGCCATTCCGACCGTCCCGGTGCTCGCAGAGATGAGCCACCGCAACGCGGAGACCGTCGGCACCCTGGTCGCCCGGGCCCAGGAGCAGGGCACGATGCGGCGCGACGTCGTCCCGATGGACCTGCTGTTCCTGCTCGGCCCGCTCTGCCGCGCGGTGCCCGCCGCGGACGGCCTCCGGCCGGGCCTGTGGCGGCGCCATCTCGCCCTGCTGCTGGACGGCTTCCGCACCCGCGCCGCCCACCCGCTCCCCGAACCGCCGGTCGGCGACGACCGGCTCGACCAGCTCTTCGCGGGCCTCTGGGAAGCCCCGGACGCGACCTGA
- a CDS encoding cytochrome b/b6/petB-like protein, which yields MAHLILVFHHKHTQWAGPGRTEENVIGMPLMPVYLAKAGGFFFLVFDVIAAVSAIATINPIWAYGPYRPDQVSTDAQPDWYMGFAEGLIRVMPGWEVRAWGHTLNLGILIPFLAFPAVLGAIAGYPFLKRGSPATGARATCWTGRATPRCGPPSARPGSASTWCCWPAGATT from the coding sequence GTGGCCCACCTGATCCTGGTCTTCCACCACAAGCACACCCAGTGGGCCGGGCCCGGCCGGACCGAGGAGAACGTGATCGGCATGCCGCTGATGCCGGTCTACCTGGCCAAGGCCGGCGGGTTCTTCTTCCTGGTGTTCGACGTCATCGCGGCCGTCTCCGCGATCGCCACGATCAACCCGATCTGGGCGTACGGCCCGTACCGCCCCGACCAGGTGTCCACCGACGCCCAGCCCGACTGGTACATGGGCTTCGCGGAGGGCCTGATCCGGGTGATGCCGGGCTGGGAGGTCCGGGCCTGGGGCCACACCCTCAACCTCGGCATCCTGATCCCCTTCCTGGCCTTCCCCGCCGTGCTCGGCGCGATCGCCGGCTATCCCTTCCTGAAGCGTGGCTCACCCGCGACCGGCGCGAGGGCCACCTGCTGGACCGGCCGCGCAACGCCCCGGTGCGGACCGCCCTCGGCGCGGCCTGGATCAGCCTCTACCTGGTGCTGCTGGCCGGCGGGGGCAACGACCTGA
- a CDS encoding PPOX class probable F420-dependent enzyme: MSHPPDGLADARRLLLTTFGPDGATTTAATWVVPDGSGLGVWAPADSPAVRQVRSRPRMLVAACDPYGRPVGRVLAARAAVCGPEHTARYRTSLIDKYGLAAVFALARSRLRVGLAGTVGIRITLAAPALLHPWHPDPWYSPN, translated from the coding sequence ATGAGCCACCCACCCGACGGTCTCGCCGACGCCCGTCGCCTCCTGCTGACCACCTTCGGCCCGGACGGCGCCACCACCACCGCCGCCACCTGGGTCGTCCCGGACGGCTCCGGACTGGGCGTCTGGGCACCTGCCGACTCCCCCGCCGTCCGGCAGGTCCGCAGCAGGCCCCGGATGCTGGTCGCCGCCTGCGACCCGTACGGCCGGCCGGTCGGCCGGGTGCTGGCCGCCCGCGCGGCGGTGTGCGGCCCCGAGCACACCGCCCGCTACCGCACCTCGCTGATCGACAAGTACGGGCTCGCCGCGGTGTTCGCCCTCGCCCGCAGCCGCCTGCGGGTCGGCCTCGCCGGCACCGTCGGCATCCGCATCACCCTCGCCGCCCCCGCCCTGCTCCACCCCTGGCACCCCGACCCGTGGTACAGCCCGAACTGA